In a genomic window of Erigeron canadensis isolate Cc75 chromosome 5, C_canadensis_v1, whole genome shotgun sequence:
- the LOC122601355 gene encoding uncharacterized protein Mb2253c-like yields MLEEATEKWILYTDGAANVKGIGLGIVLKSPQGDIIPQAVNCHFIATNNDVEYEALISGMQLAKDMNIRNLKVHVDSLLLANHFNGSYAAKGEKLMQYLDIVKKLAENFDLFDIEQVPREENVEADALANLGSTTKISFETSIPIVHVLYPAIDKDSHKTLAIQDSETGESENNQTSWMTPERNI; encoded by the coding sequence ATGCTAGAAGAAGCAACTGAAAAATGGATCCTATATACTGATGGTGCTGCTAATGTTAAAGGAATAGGATTAGGTATCGTACTAAAATCGCCACAGGGGGATATCATACCCCAAGCAGTAAATTGTCATTTCATAGCTACTAATAATGATGTAGAATACGAAGCTTTAATTTCTGGTATGCAATTGGCTAAAGATATGAATATTAGGAACCTTAAAGTACATGTAGATTCATTACTTTTagcaaatcattttaatggaTCATACGCTGCGAAAGGAGAAAAATTAATGCAATATCTAGATATAGTTAAGAAATTAGCTGAAAATTTTGACTTATTCGATATAGAACAAGTACCTAGAGAAGAAAATGTTGAAGCTGATGCCTTAGCAAACCTAGGTTCAACAACTAAGATTTCGTTTGAAACTAGTATTcctatagttcatgttctataTCCTGCCATAGATAAAGATTCTCATAAAACTTTAGCTATTCAAGATAGTGAAACTGGAGAATCTGAAAACAATCAAACTTCATGGATGACACCTGAAAGGAATATATAA